The Mytilus edulis chromosome 5, xbMytEdul2.2, whole genome shotgun sequence genomic interval gaatcaaacatggcatgaatgttccttatgaggtgctgaccaagtgttgttactttgtagccgatccatcatccaagatggccgccagcgggggacttagtttaacataggacgctatgggaaatgcatacaaatgacttcttttagagaaccactgaatggaatgaaaccaaacatcgcatgaatgttccttatgaggtgctgaccaagtgttgttactttgttgccgatccatcatccaagatggccgccagctggggacttagtttaacataggaccctatgggaaatgcatacaaatgacttcttttagagaaccactgaatggaatgaaaccaaacatggcatgaatgttccttatggggtgctgaccaagtgttgttactttgtagccgttccatcatcaaagatggccgccagcaggggacttattttaacatagaaccctatgggaaatgcatacaaatgacttcttttagagaaccactgaatggaataaaaccaaacatagcatgaatgttccttatggggtgctgaccaagtgttgttactttgtagccgatccatcatccaagatggccgccagcgggggacttagattaacataggaccctatgggaaatgcatacaaatgacttcttttagagaaccactgaatggaatgaaaccaaacatggcatgaatgttccttatgaggtgctgaccaattgttgttactttgttgctgatccatcatccaaaatggccgccagccggggacttaatttaacataggaccctatgggaaatgcatacaaatgacttcttttagagaaccactgaatggaatgaaaccaaacatagcatgaatgttccttatggggtgctgaccaagtgttgttactttgtagcagatccatcatccaagatggccgccagtgggggacttagtttaacataggaccctatgggaaatgcatacaaatgactttttctagagaaccactaaatggaatgaaaccaaacatagcatgaatgttccttatggagtgctgaccaagtgttgttactttgtagctgatccattatccaagatggccgccagcgggggacttagtttaacataggaccctattggaaatgcatacaaatcacttcttctagtgaaccactgaatggaatgaaaccaaacatgcatgaatgttccttatgtggtgctgaccaagtgttgttactttgtagccgatccatcatccaagatggccaccagcgtgggacttagtttaacataggaccctatgggaaatgcatacaaatgacttcttttagagaaccactgaatggaatgaaatcaaacatggcatgaatgttcctaatgtggtgctgaccaagagttgttactttgtagccgatccattatccaagattgccgccagcgggggacttagtttaacataggaccctatgggaaatgcatacaaatgacttcttttagagaaccactgaatggaataaaaccaaacattgcatgaatgttccttatgaggtgctgaccaagtgttgttactttgtagccgatccatcatccaagatggccgccagcaggggacttagtttaacataggaccctatgggaaatgcatacaaatgacttcttttagagaaccactgaatggaatgaaaccaaacatggcatgaatgttccttatggagtgctgaccaagtgttgttactttgtagccgatccattatccaagatggccgccagcggggacttagtttaacataggaccctattggaaatgcatacaaatgacttcttctagtgaaccactgaatggaatgaaaccaaacatggcatgaatgttccttatgtggtgctgaccaagtgttgttactttgtatccgatccatcatccaagatggccgccagcaggggacttagtttaacataggaccctatgggaaatgcatacaaatgacttcttttagagaaccactgaatggaataaaaccaaacatggcatgaatgttccttatgaggtgctgaccaagtgttgttactttgtagccgatccgtcatccaagatggccgccagtgggggacttttgaatgaaattaaacatgttcctttccttataaatgaggttgtgttgtcacttttagccaaattttatatttttttatatgatttcaaaaacccaagtagaatcaggtgagcaatacaggctcttgagagcctctagtttcattaaagttcaatgtttcatctcaataattcatcaaagaaactgattgaacaAAGATCCTGTATATTTGCAAGGcaatcaaaaattgctcctttggggcttgtaaatgagcagtgttatgaagataacagtcaaatgggattttcattgtccatgaaattacacttaaatgattagtaaagacatctgtaaAGGGTACTCaaattaaaattctattagagcaaagaaatcttaagaattcaagaaaagaagaaaggatgatttttttacttatacaagtaaaaaattctgaatgcctaagggacataactaagccaattttttttttacctatacaagtaaataaaattcacttgtataagtatcctacaaatttacttatatgtgtatatttttttttacttcttcaagtaaataaaatacacttgtacaagtagtacccttGACAAGGTAGTGTTGTTATATGTATATGTACTATATGTACCTCTTAACAATTTGAtaaggtacatgtatgtataccatgtatacataattgtgtttttttttagtttactaCCAAACAGTTAGGGAGGTTAGCTACCAAGGctgaaaaagaacaaaagaagGAACAAGCAAAAGTTAAAAAGGTAACTTACTTAAAACAAACACAGAGGGAAATGACAACACAACAATTTGTTAGTTTAGAAATAGAATAATTCTCAAACTTTGTTTTTTCTATACTCAAAATTTGAACACCATTTAGAAATGAAAATGAGTTTTACTCTGAAGATTATGgaataatattacaatttttatCAGGAAGATGGTTGAGGCAGCATGACTTTGTACTGTATATGCAGTGCACAACATGTGGTGGGGTTGAATCCTGTCTTTTGCCTATCTATAATAAATGTTatgaaagtattaaaaaaaaaacaatcaaaagtcTAGATCTTTACAGTGCACCTTagcttcaacagaaaaaaatctgTCTCTCTTAAACTGGGAACTGGCTATTGAAGCCACAGCTATTTGTTGAATTCTATtactaaattaaaaataaatcaaataaatcgGTCTTAATATGTTTCATTAAGTTTCATCATAAAATGGAAGTGTAAAACAGCAATTATAGTGagtatttgtaaaaagtaaaatcaccaaaatactgaactccaagaaatattcaaaacagaaagtccctaatcaaattgcaaaatcaaatggtgaaaaacatcaaaggaatggacaaCTATAAATTTTCAAGTCACTGGAAGAAATAATGGTTTTAGCTTCTATCCAATGGATAGAATACCTTAACTAATTTGAAAATCACAGGCTGATGACCTAAACATAGCTTTTCTACTAATATACATGTAGTGATCCTTTTACAGATGTGACAGCTACCAGAAATATTGGTCAACTTgaatttttaatacatgtacatccaTCGCATGATGCCATAACTAAACTGATTTCAAGGTGAGTAACACTTCTATTCctatatttagattctaaattcTTTTTTCTCAGGCAATAGCACAGAAAAATATAGAAGGAGCTCGAATATATGCTGAAAATGCAATTAGAAAGAAGAATGAAAGTTTAAATTATTTACGAATGGCAGCACGAGTAGACGGAGTGAGCTCTAAAGTACAGACAGCATTAACAATGAAAGGGGTAAGCTGTTGAAACTTATTACCTCTTTATGGACAGGATAATtaatgtaaatttagaaattattgtgtgcttTTATTATTACTAATACACATGATAAACGATGATTTTAACCATGAAACACAGATCATGTATGAATTAAGTGGCATCACTTTAACCTTtgaagagttatgcccctttacaaatagaaacATTGCAACATTTTGGGATTCCATTCTATCACCTTAATTTTTATttagaacaataataaaaataatacaaacatgacaaatgaagATCATAAATTagattttaagttaaaaatgGCTTCAAAATTGACATTTTGCATACAGTATTTATTTATCCTCCATTAAAGTCAGTCTGGCataaataatgttaaataatTACATGTGCATACAGGTTTCTATTGCAATAATAGATATCTGCTTTATTTTGAACAGATTATGAAGAATATGGAAGGAGTAACAAAAGCATTAGATAAAGCCATGTCATCTATGGACTTAGAGAAGGTTAGTGTTTCAAGTTTATATGGCGGTAAAATAGAAGTCATAACAATTTATTTTCTTAGTTTCATTCTACTTTAAGATTATGGACTTTGCAGCATCATGATCAGAAGAGTAGATAATTTGTTCACTGCCAGTTTAATTCATTTGTGATTCAAATGAAGTTTGAAATCCTTGCTTATGAAAACTTTTGATATGGATTTTTTAGTACATTGTAGTATACTAATGATAATGTGAATTGAATGATAATTTACCTGAGTGTGAGACTAGTGaaggaaaaacattttttttgttatgttgtaaaaataataattaaatgctTTTTGATTGACAATCATTAAAATATACTGCTACACATGTGGATTTTGCATTTTCCCTTCCTCCAACTTGGGAGTTTGCAAAACCTTCAAATGTCTGGGGTGTCCACCCTGTAGACTGGAGatgctatttctttttttaatcacaAGCCTTGAAAAATTGAATTAACTATTGTATTTGAAGTCacatgaaacttcaaattaaaaaaaaattatgcatatgttttttataacataaCAACTAGTTTTTAgttcacctgacctgaaaggtcaagtgagcttttctcatcacttggcgtctgtcgtcctgcgtccgtcgtccgtcaacttttacaaaaatcttctcctctgaaactactgtgccaaatttaaccaaacttggccacaatcatccttggggtatctagtttaaaaaaatgtgtctgatgacctggccatcaaaacaagatggccgccatgcctaaaaatagaacacaggggtaaaatgtatattttggcttatatctttaaaaccaaagcatttagagcaaatctgacacgggggttaaattgttgatcaggtcaagatctatctgccctgaaattttcagacgaataggacaacctgttgttgggttgctgcccctgaattggtaattttaaggagattttgcagtttttggttattatcttgaatactattatagatagagataaactgtaaatagcaataatgttcagcaaaataagacctacaaataagtcaacatgaccaaaattgtcagtcaaccccttaaggagttattgccctttatagtcaattttaacaactttatcgtcattttttgtaacttgtacaaaaatcttcttctctgaaactactgggccaaatttaaactaacttggccacaatcataattgtgatatatagtttaaaaaatgtgtccgatgaccccgcctaccaaacaaaatggccgacatggctaaaattagaacatagtggaaaaatgcagtttttgctttatatctttgaaactaagacatttaggacAAATttatcaagatttaaatgtccatcagaataagatttatcccctcacaaattttcagataaatcctACAACCTggattgggttgctgccctaaacttggtaattttaaggaaattttgcagtttttggttatctacaaataagtcaacatgaccaaaattgtcagagaaccccttaaggagttattgtcctttatagtcaatattgaacaacttttcgtcattttttgtaatttgtaaaaaaatgttcttttctaaaactatcagTCAGGGGTAatacttgtacaagtgtattttatttacttgaagaagtgaaaaaaaatatacacatataagtaaataaataatttttgaataatctccccttaattttctgaaaaatttacttgtataagtaaatttttcttacaatcccacaaaaatcctcaagttttgagGTGTAAAATCaagcctttaatgatttttcccaggtttgctcaaattttttcattaaagttcaatgtttcatctcataaattcatcaaagaaactgattgagcaaAGATCTTGTATATTTGCGCAAGGcaatcaaaaattgctcctttggggcttgtaaatgagcagtgttaagaagataacagacaaatgagactttcattgtccatgaaattacacttaaatgataaGTAAAGACATCTGAAAAgggtacacaatttaaaattctattagagcaaagaaatcttaagaattcaagaaaagaagaaaggatgatttttttacttatacaagtaaaaaattctgaatgcctaagggacataactaagccaatattttttttacctatacaagtaaataaaattcacttgtataagtatcctacaaatttacttatatgtgtatatttttttttacttcttcaagtaaataaaatacacttgtacaagtagtacccctgactgactaTGAGCCAAAAATAAGACCATAATCATttctagggtatctattttaaaaaagtgtctaatgaccctgcctaccaaacaagatggccgacatcagtacaTAAGGTAAcaagtgagcgacacaggctcttgagagcctctagtaaTTATAAAATTACATACATAATCTTTTTTcagaagaaaattctttaatttgtccaaatttaagcaatttacctttttaattgtttgcttccaGCCATAGCATGACCTTTCTTGTAAAAATCTGGAGATTGCAATATCGTTTGAAGTCAAAGGGGAAATCCAAATTGGCAGTGAGAATCAACAAACGTAAACATCGCTCTGTCATCcaaataaactatatatattattgtacatGCTATACATGTGCTTACCTTAATATCCATGCTTCATTGTTGATTGTTAAAACAAAGGTGATAATCGGTGAACTTACTTATTTTTCACTGGTCACTAATTTCATATGaccttaatgtttttttttatacattttattttatatttgattgaCTTTGGAAGCAGAGTGGAAAAAGTAAAAATCTGATGATGAAACTGGAAACATGTGAAATCTAACAAAGAAAATAATTGGGAAAATATTCATATGTAATGTATAAATTTGAGTGAATTTGTGGCAGAACTAAACATTGGTATACTGTATGGTTTAGTTAATAGCATGAAGTTAAAGATATGTCCAGACATGGTGTTTTGAAAACTGACCAATGATTTTAAAGATAACATTCTCCTATATACATGGATTGATTGGTTGATCGGTGTTTGCTTTTTGCCAAGTTAGCACAAAAAGTCTAAATTATAGTTAGTTTTTTATGCCAAGCGGTAGCAGAGGGGTCATTAAGTTTAACTTAGTattacttttacagttcttgaatAATGTCCCTTTATTATGttatatgcaagcgggggcatcatctgtgacccatggacatattccccatttatttacattatacagTGTTATAGTTAGATTTTTTACAGGAATTTATTTTAATGAtctttaattttgacaaattcaatATTCAAACATACCTTTGAATGAATGCagattttgtatattaattaattcatatttttgttcTGTTTCAAGGTAGAACAAGTAATGCAGAAATTTGAGAAACAGTTTGAAGATTTAGATGTCAGAACTTCTGTAAGTGTTGTTATATAATTCTTTTTTTCACCACCCAATATCTATAGTTTTATGCAtgcaaatgttattttttttaaaatcaataaatcaatataGCATATTAGCTTTTATGATATGGGATATTCAAATACCGTAAATTCCGAAATTAtttctatgtttttattattgcaaaaaaccCAACAGgattgtaaacgcaataatttaaactcacattttaaaatatatgtaatatgaatttaacaggatttttatcaatatctcaaaaattagaatcacattttagtctaaaatgacaaaattccaaaaataaatgcacgcaacaatttctgaatttacagtatacatgaTGGAAATATTTGTAAATGCTAAATAGACAGTATCCAAACACAATTAAAAGCCATCTAGAGGTCAGCATATGTTAATTGTGTTGGTTTGCGTTTAAAGCCACTTTCAGTTTTAATTGTTTGAAGAAGCTGGACAGAATGACCAAACTTTGGTGGGAAAACTGACAAGCTACATATaattagtcaattaagattggagttgagaaCACCTGCCACATTTTGGATTCAGACTCACAACCTCTGTGTTGATAGGCTAGTTGAACTACTGAGACTGCTTGACGACTGAGGGTACACCCATGATAAAAGACATGCCTGACAAGTTGTTATACCATATTTGAAATTATGACATCcattaatc includes:
- the LOC139524150 gene encoding charged multivesicular body protein 1a-like, whose protein sequence is MDDTLFQLRFTTKQLGRLATKAEKEQKKEQAKVKKAIAQKNIEGARIYAENAIRKKNESLNYLRMAARVDGVSSKVQTALTMKGIMKNMEGVTKALDKAMSSMDLEKVEQVMQKFEKQFEDLDVRTSTLENSMGAAMTMSTPQDQVDQLIQQVAEEEGLEMIDQLKDLNPSTSSISSSKTTEHQKEDDLSRRLHSLRN